CTATCGATAGTTTATGATCTTGTCATGCATGGAAAATTCGTACCTGgttttttggaaaatatttacacCTCGCTTCTCGAGAAGTGACTTCATAGTTATATttgttatataattatatttgtgcCATAGAGCTAGGTTTGTGTCATTGGTTTGAGTTCTCCTATTGGCTACGGTTTTACGCTCTGAGTTGGACTAGTCGGAGAAGGTAAGAAGGAGAAAGCTGAAGGAGCTAAGGGAACGGCAACTGAACCTGAAATTCTAAACTTAGACAAGACACAAATGACTGTCAAGTAATCTCTAACCCGATGTCACATCTGTTCGTGGTGATCTCCCAAGAATTGGTTGAGAGTTAGCGAAGTCCTCGTCAGAAATCTCGTAGATGCTCTCGGTTAAATGCATCGAGTTTCCTCCCCGTGGAAGAACTCGGGGTGGCAAGACGGGTGGTGGGAGGGTCTGCATCGGCTCGCGGCACGATGGACGacgtggaggtggaggaggaggcgtcttcttcctttcttttggaCTATCTGTAGGAAGAACAACGTAGTAGGCTCCTAAATAAATCCTCTTTAAGGTGGCTTACCTTTGCCGCGTGGCTAGAACCCTGAGGCGTGCTGGTTCGATACCAGTGGGACTCAGTAAGCTTCCCCCAGTCTACTCAGGTCTTTAGCACTTGTTACATAATCTGTATCAAATGTTTACGTGATCTTTTTTTGGCGCAAGGTGAGCTCAGACCTTATTTATATatctctatctatatatatatatgtgtatcaAAAAAAGAGTGGGGCTAGCgagataataattaataatcccaaacaaatgtcacaaaaaCTATCAGAAAAGGCTGTAAAAAAAGTGATGTGGGTGTGAGATTAGCTTCATTATTTCAATATATTTGCACCTGGATGGGGCGCAGGTGACTGAATGACTTCCTCCTGAGTTGATCTCCTTCTGAGGACCTCGTTGACGTCTGTGTACACGCTGATGTCGTCGCAACAATTCGACTTTTCTGTCGACAGAAAGCGCATGcactaaaataacaaaataacctAACAACCACCACAAACAAAGAATGACAGAATCGTACATGAATCGTCAGACATTTTTCctgatgttaaaaaataacGATAAGAGAGAAACGAAAACGTAAAAGACGGTTGGACGAGGACCGATGTATATAACACGGTGGTTCATCTATTGATGCTTCACTGACGTGTCTAGGATGTTGGTTCACCCACTGACGTGTCTAGGATGCTGGTTCACCCTCTCATGTGTTTAGAATGCTGGTTCACTCACTCATGTGTCGAGCATCTTGATTCACTCACCTGGTATTTACATTCCTCATTCTCATGAAACTAATACACGGGTGGAGAAGATCGCGGTCAAGGCATAGGACCTTTTATTCTATTctctgaaaaatgaaataaaacacgaGCAACAGAGAAGAAACTGATCAACAAGGAAAAAATGTGAGCAGTGAGCACCAAGATGCAGGGATGCGTAGCGCGTgcatgagaaaacaaaacaagaaaccacCAGGATGGGCGGAAGTTAGATGCACAACACATGTTAATTCATCGCAGAACCTGAAGATCTgagtcaggggtgggcaaagttttctttttgcgagCAGGTCTTAATATTCTAAGGTATGCTGGTAAAATATCAAAGTCCCAGGTGACTACACAGCACACCTGGTGatagtgaatttaaaaaaaaaaatgaaaacaagtgcacgtcacattttggcagacggaACGGTCCTAAGAGGTCCTCGGGCAgcagtttgcccacccctggtcctagagaagaatgaacaagaGAAACAAGTGACAGTCAGCCTCACAAGCCATCAGCTGCACCAGCTGCACACCCACGTGACACCCACCCAAGGCTTGCTTGAGGTCGTCCTCTCGGTCAATCCAGCTCCACTCCCGGAACCGGCTGTTGACGTAGCGACGGTAGAGGTCACGGTCGGGGTCGTACAGCTGACAGACCTCGAGTCTAGAGATGCACTTGTTGTGCAATGGCAGCACGATCAGCTTCCGGTAGTCCTCGCTGGTGTTGTCAGGATTCCAGTCGTCGATGTCGTTGTCTTCCTGTAGAGCAGACATACTCATTACTTTCTCTTCAAATTTCACCAAGGCGCATCACCACACTTACATACTTTTCCCTCCCCTGAACGAGGTAGATGCTTTGACCACCTACCATGTAATAAGTAAGAACCACTTTCTTACGGCTGGCGGTCACACAGCTCTGCAAGGCCATGATGTCCCCGCTGGACAAGGACAAGGATTCCCGAGGACCACGATAACCTTCCTCCAGACGAACCAGCGTCGGCAGACAACCGCTGGAAACCACTTTTCCTAAAGTTAACGTTCCTGACCATCGCCTTTCGACCGCCATGATGTTGTTCCTGCTGAAGGCAAAGCAATCTATTAAAATTTCAGCAGGGTTTTCCGCTGTTTACAGTTCCAACAAGCTACTGGAGAAATGGGGTGGTgacatgaaaatgtatttacgAAGAGCAAAATTTGGGAAACCatttaaaaatccacaaataTTTTCTAGTCATTGTTAACAAATGGATGTAGGAATAATAACATCGATCCTTGCCCCGATGGTCACCCTATTCAACTGAAGTATAATATTGCTAGAACCAAGACGAATGGCGAATAACCGCTGGTCCATTCATGGCACAAGACCAGGACTTGTAGGAGCCTCCAGACACGCGTCCTGCCATCAGATTTTGAGAACAGCAGCAACCAGAGACCTTAGACTGTTATCAGGCTCATGAAGTGCTTCCTTTACACATTTAGACCGGATAAACCTCTCGAAAGATCGCAGTCCTTGATAATTTGCTTCCCTGTCATGTGACTGCTGTGGTTGCTAATAGTCATCACCTCGCCTGCCATGCTAGACCACAGGAGGGACAATTAGAAGCAACTGGCAAAACGATGAAGGTCCTTGTGTCACTATTTGACTTGTGCCAGTGCGAGAGAGTTGATAAGTACAGGTAAACCGGCTCTTTGCTAGATGAATTGATAATATTTTTGCAGGACAAGTGTTTGCACAATAAACTGACCTTCCTGGTGGTTGGCACCCACGTTTGCCGTTCTAGAGATCAAGGTAAACAATGAAGAGAGTTCAATGACTTAGTCGCCGTAGAGACGGTGAACATGAGTGTTCCAACCCTTTCCTCCCACCTGCCTCCACCTTCCTTGATAAATTAAGTACAACAATCTATCgaacatgtgtgcgtgtgagagagagagactcgaGTAAACGAGCGTCTGCTCCTCAGTCGAGCtgactgaccacgtgaccccaCCCTGCTCtagacatttaaaagaaatctcttctgttgttgtttcaaGATCACGTTTGCAGTTTGTAAAACATTCTCCCGCACTTTTGTGTGGATTTCAGGGTATTCAGTTCACATCTCATCTCGGAGGTACacaaatctttctctgtcagtgaTTCTTATTCTCAAGACTGACTTTCCTCTCCAGTCATCACTCCTCTTCCCTTTCCCCCAAAATCGCTCTTAGGTGAAACAAATTTTCCTGTCAGAAAAAACTCCTTCAACAAGGACAAGAATTAATAAGATGGTGAGTACTCTggtttataaacaaaaacaattgtttgtgtgtgtgtgtaggcggAGACTGAAACAgaatgacctttgacatcccATCAGAGGACACACCAAGAGTTTCGACTTCGAGTGTTCAACAGAGCGAATAAATAATCTTATATAAAGCTTCCCGGTGAACTTGTGTGAAAGGAGTCCACTATACAcagaatataaataattaaatataaataaacaccaCGACAAGCGCCACCTACTCTATAAATAAACGCGGAAAGAAGAGAAACGCGACGAGAGGAGAATTCAAACATTTCCgaaaacaagtttctttttagAATTTATGTCTGgtaacatttatttctctggAATGATCTCACTTGGTGAATCTATTAACTCTTAAATAAAGATTAAACATTTAAAGATTGTGAACTCAATAATTATTTGATCTTCATAAAGTCATCGATAATTCATCATTAATTAGGTAGAAGACACTGTCCccgacaaaactattttttaaagttattttatcgATGAAACAACTGTACTTTCTCTTTTAAGCTTACAAGGGCTACCTGTTTTCGTGTTttatatccacacacaaaaatgccATTAATAATACACCGAGCAGACACTTTTATGTGTCAACAAGCAGACACGAGCTTTCATTCAACAGAGAAGCACAAGCACACCTGTGTGTCACACTCACCTTTGTCTCCAACGTCCAACCACCGGAGAGACAACCGTCAGCTATCTTGGGAATACCAGCATTGTACAGCTTTAGCTGATAGTACTATACAGCTTGTTTGAACGGGTACACGGGTGTGCGCCCCATGCCACTGTACAGAAGGAAATGTTTACAACACCGGATCTCAAGATTCAAACACTTGTTGGCTTCTTCCTGTCGCGCATGAGCAGGGTGCAGCCCTACACACAGTCCTCAGCCTTGCACGATCTGTTCAAGGACAGAACAGAAAAGTTTAGTCGTTTATAGTCGCACCAGGTCCTTCATATCTTATTTCCCATTTCATCGAAGGCATGCGCGGGGCACTGTGGGTAGTCGAGAAGTTTCTGGGGATCCCGTCACACGCGGAAGTTTATTGTCGTCAACTGAAGTCGTGGCGTAGGAACAGCGGACACACACATGTTtacttcagagaaaaaaaaaaaaaaaaaaaaaaaacaaccaacagaTTCATGGGATAAACCCACTGGCAATGAGATGATTTGCACAAGTCGAACAGAGGTTGAATCTCGCTCTCTggagataaagataaagagttTTTCCTCCTACCCGATGTGAACCATGTGACACcctcatgaaaaacaaaaactacaactTTGGTTTATGTCCAGTTTGCGATTAAGTGTTTATCGTCCACTGATTTGGTATCATTTTATATGCCGACTGCCTGTATTGTAGGCATGACCCTTGCTGACCTCACGATGACGAGATAAGGTTAAAGGGGAGATAAATTTAGCTCCCGTGAGCAAGTTGTCGGAGAGTAAATAAACTTCCTGGTCTGAGTGAAGGGTGGAGCTTGTTCCAACCTCGTATTCCTGTCATTAACTCTcagagggaggagggggacaCTTGGTGATGAAGGGGAGACCACAACGTGCGGCTGTCATGGCGACCGTCAGGAAGAGCGGGTCACGTGTGATGGGTCAACGACAGGAAATGTGATTTATAAACCTTACCTGGCGCTGGGGAAAATAACATTTAGCTTGTGGTGTGGGAGAGACGGATGAGGAGCAGTTTGTAAGACCTTGAAGATACTGGGTGGACGCTGTGAGACCCTCATCTTGAAAGACATCTTGGTGTCTGATTGGATGCTGAGAggctcgtgcgtgcgtgcatgtatgagagagagaaacagaaagaataagTGAGTTGGTGGGTTATTGAATAAGTGTATAGCACGAGATCAAAAGcaaattatcttttataaaaagaaaaaagaatgtatgAAACTCACTGAAAAGAAAACCGTGCTCACGATTGGTTACGAggcctcccccccccaaaaaaaaaaaaaaagagaggggaaaaaaattaaggtaaCTCAGTGCGAGTTCATCAAACACATTGACTCAGGCAAACAGTTTATTTGCACACAGGTGTTTAATATTCTATCTCTGTAAAACGCTTTAAACGACAAAAAGTCATTTGATCCAACACgtgtatatatgcatacatgcacgctcgcacacacacacacgcatgcactcTCGTATGCACTTAATACTATATTTTCAACAAGTTCGACCAGGAagagcataaaaaaataatgaatgaattaaaaaataaaaacaggaaaaatgagGAGAGTAGCCGAGAGACAGGATGCCTGGGAGTGGTCAATCAGGTCAATCACCTTTCTTCTGACATCGTACTGCCTCGTCATCAGCTTTTTGCTAGTATATTAtagtatttaataaaatattataaattatatatttgttatatGAACTATACATATTtcatactgttgttgttgttgttgatgatgatgatgatgatgaagacaagaCCTAATTGctttccaagaaaaaaacaacacagaactGTCTCTTGTCACTCAAAGTGTAAAGCCGAGGTGAGTGGTTCATCGCCCAACGTTAGGCCGCCATCCCTCTTTGATCTGCTTGAGCTTCAGGAGGTCAAAGGAGCTCAAGCAGAACGGTTCGTTTGTCAGCGTCTTGTCAGGAGTGGAGTCCAGGAAACTTCCGTCCAGAATGTTCTTCTCGCACACCTCGGCCAGGCGGCCCATGCCGCACTTCTTCAGACATGCGCACAGCTCCTTGACAGACATGTTGCTTatgttttctgctgttttcGTACCGGAAGTCGTGCCTGAAACAGTGTTTAATatttaagacattttaatttAGAGTTCCTAATACGACTCAcgtgttttaaatatttatatatatatatttcacaacCGGACAAACATACCGTATTCAGGCGGCTTGTTGGGAGACgaatgacctttgacatctggACGCTGTGCTTGAAGTAATCTCTCCTCTGATTTTCTGGATGATTCCGGAACTGTCTGCTGAGGAAGAACCCACATAGTGGGCTTGTCGTCAGACGCCTCGCGCCCAGCTTTCTTGTCACGTGTCCTCGATTCCTGGTCCACGCCACCTTCTGGCCCCAGTCTTGGGTCACCCAACAGAGTTTCGTCGATTTCCTCGTACTCGTCATTCCCAGACTCGTCTTGGTCGTCCTTAGCCTCCTGGTCTTCGTCGCCTGCTTTCGGTTGTTCATCTGGCGAGTCTGTCTTACAGTCGATGTTGTGGTAGAAGGACGATTGTTGCTTCTGTCGCTCGaacttcttcgtcttcttcttccccttGTCCCCTGTCTTTGAGCTTATCCCCGTCCTTGTGATTGTCTGCGTCGTCTACCTGGCTTTGTCCTTTGCTGAATTTCATGAACTTTTTGACCTTTTGAAACATAGTAAATCTTGAGATGAGTAAAGTGTACGACTTTATAACAAACTCCAAGTACTTCAAACACTATCTTGTGACTGAGTGAAGCttatttacacaaacataaGTTTAAGTGTCTTTTTAAATGCCTTCAAAGCGAAATGTCTATACTAAACAGagacaagcacaaacacaacagaCCTATCATATgttaaaacctttaaaaaaaaattctgattatCATGGGGACATGATAGCACTCACAAGGAACACAACtaaacgggtttttttttccaataaaaatgtttaccttcttgaatttttttttcagaagccCAGGCGTTTGCCCCGATCCTTCATCTGTGAAGAGAAATCATTGATTAGTATAACGACGATAGAACA
The Pomacea canaliculata isolate SZHN2017 linkage group LG2, ASM307304v1, whole genome shotgun sequence genome window above contains:
- the LOC112557285 gene encoding uncharacterized protein LOC112557285 → MAVERRWSGTLTLGKVVSSGCLPTLVRLEEGYRGPRESLSLSSGDIMALQSCVTASRKKVVLTYYMEDNDIDDWNPDNTSEDYRKLIVLPLHNKCISRLEVCQLYDPDRDLYRRYVNSRFREWSWIDREDDLKQALEKSNCCDDISVYTDVNEVLRRRSTQEEVIQSPAPHPDSPKERKKTPPPPPPRRPSCREPMQTLPPPVLPPRVLPRGGNSMHLTESIYEISDEDFANSQPILGRSPRTDVTSVVPLSTNAPPIKPRTRTTRSQKDYLVPCYLPHQRVASPARVTPSPEYTDVDVVEMDKDRRKQAKARSPTSPTPLQPPRSPAQSRAHPGSKPVGRVQPSVIPISHPDQNKQPIIPPHPDVSSKPEQGLPEIKRDMTEMTIRQLCSVLDKCGMTRLAEVCQDQRLDGNYLSSLSDSSLSNDPFSLSLFELDKLRRIKLGWRPNLG
- the LOC112557825 gene encoding SKI family transcriptional corepressor 2-like → MSADLNTRPDPNREMSPQPGPPPPLPPRCHKLSEHPPPPRTTQTITRTGISSKTGDKGKKKTKKFERQKQQSSFYHNIDCKTDSPDEQPKAGDEDQEAKDDQDESGNDEYEEIDETLLGDPRLGPEGGVDQESRTRDKKAGREASDDKPTMWVLPQQTVPESSRKSEERLLQAQRPDVKGHSSPNKPPEYGTTSGTKTAENISNMSVKELCACLKKCGMGRLAEVCEKNILDGSFLDSTPDKTLTNEPFCLSSFDLLKLKQIKEGWRPNVGR